Proteins encoded together in one Mycobacterium sp. MS1601 window:
- a CDS encoding SDR family oxidoreductase has product MGLYGDQFKDKVAIVTGAGGGIGQAYAEALAREGAAVVVADINTEGAQKVADGIVGEGGNALAVRVDVSDPESAKEMSAQTLAEFGGIDYLVNNAAIFGGMKLDFLITVDWDYYKKFMSVNLDGALVCTRAVYRKMAKRGGGAIVNQSSTAAWLYSNFYGLAKVGINGLTQQLATELGGQNIRVNAIAPGPIDTEANRTTTPQEMVADIVKGIPLSRMGEPEDLVGMLLFLLSDQAKWITGQIFNVDGGQIIRS; this is encoded by the coding sequence ATGGGCCTGTACGGAGATCAGTTCAAGGACAAGGTGGCCATCGTCACCGGCGCGGGTGGCGGCATCGGCCAGGCCTACGCTGAGGCACTGGCCCGCGAGGGCGCGGCGGTGGTGGTCGCCGACATCAACACCGAGGGCGCGCAGAAAGTCGCTGACGGAATCGTGGGCGAGGGGGGCAATGCGCTCGCCGTCCGGGTGGACGTCTCCGACCCCGAATCGGCCAAAGAGATGTCAGCACAGACGCTTGCCGAGTTCGGTGGGATCGACTACCTGGTCAACAATGCCGCGATCTTCGGTGGAATGAAGCTCGACTTCCTCATCACCGTCGATTGGGACTACTACAAGAAATTCATGAGTGTGAACCTCGACGGCGCGCTGGTGTGTACCCGCGCGGTGTACCGCAAGATGGCCAAGCGAGGTGGCGGCGCCATCGTCAACCAGTCGTCCACGGCGGCCTGGCTGTACTCGAACTTCTACGGTCTTGCCAAGGTCGGCATCAACGGGCTCACACAGCAGCTGGCCACCGAACTCGGCGGGCAGAACATCCGCGTCAACGCCATCGCCCCTGGGCCCATCGACACCGAGGCCAACCGGACCACCACTCCGCAGGAGATGGTGGCCGACATCGTCAAGGGAATCCCGTTGTCGCGCATGGGTGAACCCGAGGACCTGGTGGGTATGCTGCTGTTCTTGCTGTCCGACCAGGCGAAGTGGATCACGGGCCAGATCTTCAATGTCGACGGTGGACAGATCATCCGGTCATGA
- a CDS encoding aldehyde dehydrogenase, whose translation MGLLAGGTSDLLIDGKLVAGSAGTFPTLNPATEEVLGVAADADTADMGRAIEAARRAFDDTDWSTNTEFRARCIRQLRDALREHIEELRELTIAEVGAPLMLTAGAQLEGPVDDLVFSADTAEEFRWRYNLEDAAPQGIPTRRTVAREAVGVVGAITPWNFPHQINFAKLGPALAAGNTVVLKPAPDTPWCAAAVGQIAAEHTDIPPGVLNIVTSSDHAVGALLSRDPRVDMVSFTGSTATGRAVMADGAATIKKVFLELGGKSAFLVLDDADLGMAASISAFTAAMHAGQGCAITTRLVVPRARYDEAVAAAAATMGGIKAGDPTNKRTVCGPVISARQRDRIQSYLDLAVEEGGQFACGGGRPADRDTGFFIEPTVISGLTNDARVAREEIFGPVLVVIAHDGDDDAVRIANDSPYGLSGTVYSGSDERAQSVAARLRTGTVNVNGGVWYSADAPFGGYKQSGVGREMGVAGFEEYLETKLIATAIN comes from the coding sequence ATGGGATTACTGGCCGGTGGCACCAGCGACCTGTTGATCGACGGCAAGTTGGTGGCGGGAAGCGCGGGGACGTTCCCCACTCTCAATCCGGCCACCGAAGAGGTGCTGGGCGTGGCCGCCGACGCCGACACCGCGGACATGGGCCGAGCCATCGAGGCGGCGCGGCGCGCGTTCGACGACACCGACTGGTCCACCAACACCGAATTCCGCGCGCGGTGCATCCGCCAACTCCGTGATGCGCTTCGCGAGCACATCGAGGAACTGCGCGAGCTCACCATCGCCGAAGTCGGTGCACCGCTGATGCTCACCGCGGGCGCCCAGCTCGAGGGCCCCGTCGACGATCTCGTGTTCTCTGCGGACACCGCCGAGGAATTCCGGTGGCGATACAACCTGGAAGATGCTGCACCGCAAGGTATCCCGACCCGTAGAACGGTGGCCAGGGAGGCAGTGGGCGTAGTCGGCGCCATCACTCCGTGGAACTTCCCGCATCAGATCAACTTCGCCAAACTCGGTCCTGCATTGGCGGCGGGCAACACCGTGGTGCTCAAGCCGGCGCCGGACACCCCGTGGTGCGCCGCAGCCGTGGGGCAGATTGCCGCCGAACACACCGACATCCCGCCCGGCGTTCTCAACATCGTCACCTCCAGTGACCACGCTGTGGGAGCGTTGCTTTCCCGGGACCCACGCGTGGACATGGTCTCCTTCACCGGGTCTACGGCCACCGGTAGAGCGGTGATGGCCGACGGCGCCGCCACCATCAAGAAGGTGTTCCTGGAACTCGGGGGTAAGTCGGCATTTCTGGTGCTCGATGATGCGGATCTTGGTATGGCTGCCTCGATCTCGGCGTTCACCGCGGCCATGCACGCCGGGCAGGGGTGCGCCATCACCACCCGCCTGGTGGTGCCGCGCGCTCGCTACGACGAAGCGGTGGCTGCCGCAGCTGCCACCATGGGTGGCATCAAGGCGGGTGACCCGACCAACAAGCGCACCGTGTGTGGGCCGGTGATCAGTGCCCGCCAGCGCGACCGCATCCAGAGCTATCTCGACCTTGCCGTGGAAGAGGGCGGCCAGTTCGCCTGCGGTGGTGGACGTCCCGCTGACCGTGACACGGGATTCTTCATCGAACCCACCGTGATCTCGGGCCTGACCAACGACGCCCGCGTGGCGCGCGAGGAGATCTTCGGTCCGGTGCTGGTGGTCATCGCCCACGACGGTGACGACGACGCGGTCCGCATCGCCAACGACTCACCCTACGGCCTGTCCGGCACTGTCTACAGCGGTTCCGACGAGCGGGCACAATCCGTTGCCGCCCGCCTGCGCACCGGGACGGTCAACGTCAACGGCGGCGTCTGGTACTCCGCGGACGCGCCGTTCGGCGGCTACAAGCAGTCCGGTGTCGGCCGTGAGATGGGCGTGGCCGGATTCGAGGAGTACCTCGAGACCAAACTCATTGCCACAGCTATCAACTGA
- a CDS encoding TetR/AcrR family transcriptional regulator, with translation MSSDAVVAVTSELGEVPRNRRQEETFRKVLAAGVEMLRESSYADLTVRAVAKRAQVAPATAYTYFSSKNHLIAEVYLDLIKQVPFFTDVNVDVVTRVDSVLRALALVVADEPEVAAACTAALMSGNDAGVKAVRDRIGAQIHRRVISAMGPDADPRAVSALEMAFFGALVQAGSGAFTYHQIANRLTYMVGLVLGSPPVLGEA, from the coding sequence GTGTCCAGCGACGCCGTGGTGGCAGTCACATCCGAGCTCGGCGAGGTTCCCAGGAACCGTCGCCAGGAGGAGACATTTCGCAAGGTGCTGGCAGCCGGGGTGGAGATGCTGCGTGAATCGTCGTACGCGGATCTCACCGTGCGCGCGGTCGCCAAGCGGGCTCAGGTGGCACCGGCCACCGCCTACACCTACTTCTCCTCGAAGAACCATCTGATCGCCGAGGTGTATCTGGACCTGATCAAGCAGGTCCCGTTCTTCACCGACGTCAACGTGGACGTGGTAACCCGGGTGGACAGCGTGCTGCGCGCCTTGGCGCTGGTGGTGGCCGACGAACCCGAGGTGGCCGCCGCCTGCACCGCCGCGCTGATGTCCGGCAACGACGCGGGAGTCAAGGCGGTCCGCGACCGTATCGGTGCCCAGATCCACCGTAGGGTCATCTCCGCCATGGGCCCCGATGCCGATCCGCGGGCGGTATCGGCGTTGGAGATGGCGTTCTTCGGTGCCCTGGTCCAAGCAGGCAGCGGCGCCTTCACCTACCACCAGATTGCCAACCGGCTGACCTACATGGTCGGCCTTGTACTGGGCAGCCCCCCGGTTTTGGGAGAAGCATGA
- a CDS encoding cytochrome P450 — protein MTVSADKVVLDPYNYDFHEDPYPYYRRLRDEAPLYRNEELGFWAVSRHRDVLAGFRNSTTLSNKFGVSLDPASRGPHAAKTMSFLAMDDPSHLRLRTLVSKGFTPRRIRELEPRVTEIAVQHLDTMLDKAAGGACVDYVDEFAGKLPMDVISELMGVPEPDRDKVRAWADGVMHREEGVTDVPPEAIEASINLIVYYQEMVAQRRTNLTDDLTSALLEAEIDGDRLTDDEVLGFMFLMVIAGNETTTKLLANAAFWGHHNPDQLRTVHQDHARIPLWVEETLRYDTSSQILARTVQGDLELYDTTIPDGDVLLLLPGSAHRDERVFDNPDQFVIGREIGSKLMSFGSGAHFCLGAHLARMEARVALTELFKRINGFEVDEDNAVRVHSSNVRGFAHLPMKLEIG, from the coding sequence ATGACTGTTTCAGCCGACAAAGTCGTTCTGGATCCCTACAACTACGACTTCCATGAGGATCCGTATCCGTACTACCGACGGCTACGTGACGAGGCGCCGTTGTACCGCAACGAGGAACTCGGATTCTGGGCGGTGTCACGACACCGCGACGTGCTGGCCGGCTTCCGCAACAGCACCACGCTGTCCAACAAGTTCGGCGTCTCGCTGGATCCCGCATCCCGCGGGCCCCACGCTGCCAAGACCATGTCGTTTCTGGCCATGGATGACCCGTCACATCTGCGGCTACGCACTCTGGTCTCAAAAGGATTCACCCCGAGACGCATTCGTGAACTGGAACCCCGTGTCACCGAGATCGCGGTGCAGCATCTCGACACCATGCTCGACAAGGCCGCGGGCGGAGCATGCGTCGACTACGTCGACGAATTCGCGGGCAAGCTGCCCATGGACGTCATCTCCGAGCTCATGGGCGTGCCAGAACCCGACCGTGACAAGGTGCGGGCGTGGGCCGACGGCGTGATGCACCGCGAGGAAGGCGTCACCGACGTTCCCCCCGAGGCCATCGAAGCCTCGATCAACTTGATCGTCTACTACCAGGAGATGGTCGCGCAGCGCCGTACCAACCTCACCGACGACCTGACGTCGGCGTTGCTGGAAGCCGAAATCGACGGCGACCGACTCACCGACGACGAAGTACTGGGCTTCATGTTCCTCATGGTGATCGCCGGCAACGAGACCACCACCAAACTGCTTGCCAATGCGGCATTCTGGGGCCATCACAATCCCGATCAGCTGCGGACTGTGCATCAGGACCACGCCCGTATCCCACTGTGGGTCGAGGAGACCCTGCGCTATGACACCTCCAGCCAGATCTTGGCCCGCACCGTTCAGGGCGACCTCGAACTGTATGACACCACCATTCCGGACGGCGACGTGCTGCTGTTGCTGCCCGGCTCCGCCCATCGCGATGAGCGGGTTTTCGACAATCCGGACCAGTTTGTGATCGGACGGGAGATCGGCTCCAAACTGATGAGTTTCGGCAGCGGTGCCCACTTCTGCCTGGGTGCACACCTGGCCAGGATGGAGGCACGGGTGGCGCTCACCGAACTGTTCAAGCGCATCAACGGATTCGAGGTGGACGAGGACAACGCCGTGCGCGTCCACTCCAGCAATGTCCGCGGATTCGCCCACCTGCCCATGAAACTGGAGATCGGCTGA
- a CDS encoding SDR family oxidoreductase produces the protein MPRFAPLPERRPAIVAGASSGIGEATAIELARRGFPVALGARRVEKIEDLVGKINADGGEAVGFHLDVTDPNSVESFVAQSIDSLGEIEVLVAGAGDTYFGKLAEITGDEFESQLQIHLMGAFQMSKAVLPGMLERQRGDLIFVGSDVSLRQRPHMGAYGAAKAALVAMVANYQMELEGTGVRASIVHPGPTKTSMGWSLPADKIGPALEDWAKWGQARHDYFLRASDLARAITFVAETPRGGFIANMELQPEAPLAATTDRQKLALGEEGMPST, from the coding sequence ATGCCCCGCTTTGCACCGCTGCCCGAACGCAGGCCCGCCATTGTCGCCGGAGCATCGTCCGGTATCGGTGAGGCCACCGCCATCGAGCTCGCCCGTCGCGGCTTTCCTGTCGCATTGGGCGCGCGGCGGGTCGAGAAGATCGAGGACCTGGTGGGCAAGATCAACGCCGACGGCGGTGAGGCAGTCGGCTTCCATCTCGACGTCACCGATCCCAACTCGGTGGAATCCTTTGTTGCGCAATCTATCGATTCTCTCGGCGAGATCGAGGTCCTGGTTGCCGGCGCGGGCGACACCTACTTCGGCAAGCTCGCCGAGATCACCGGTGATGAATTCGAGTCACAACTGCAGATCCACCTGATGGGCGCTTTCCAGATGTCCAAGGCGGTACTTCCGGGAATGCTGGAACGCCAGCGCGGCGACCTGATCTTCGTGGGTTCCGATGTCTCACTGCGCCAGCGGCCCCACATGGGTGCCTACGGGGCCGCCAAAGCGGCACTGGTGGCCATGGTGGCCAACTACCAGATGGAACTCGAAGGTACTGGTGTCCGCGCGTCGATCGTGCACCCCGGGCCCACCAAGACATCGATGGGCTGGAGTCTGCCCGCCGACAAGATCGGTCCGGCCCTGGAGGACTGGGCCAAATGGGGCCAGGCCCGTCACGATTACTTTCTGCGCGCATCGGATCTGGCGCGTGCCATCACCTTCGTCGCCGAGACGCCCCGCGGCGGATTCATCGCCAACATGGAGTTGCAGCCCGAAGCTCCTTTGGCGGCCACCACCGACCGCCAGAAACTTGCTCTCGGCGAGGAAGGAATGCCGAGCACATGA
- a CDS encoding cytochrome P450, giving the protein MTTAVVPRVSGGEGEEHGHLEEFRTDPIGLMQRIRQECGDVGWFQLADKQVVMLSGSEANEFFFRSSDSELNQALAYPFMTPIFGEGVVFDADPERRAEMLHNTALRGEQMKGHAATIENEVRRMIEAWGDTGEIDLLEFFAELTIYTSTACLIGAKFRNQLDSRFAKYYHLLERGTDPLCYVDPYLPIESFRVRDQARASLVELVQEVMNGRIANPPTDKSDRDLLDVLVSIKDSDGNPRFSANEVTGMFISLMFAGHHTSSGTSSWTLIELLRHPDYYAQVQAELDELYSDGQEVSFHALRQIPKIDNALKETLRLHPPLIILMRVAQDEFEVAGHPIHKGQMVAASPAISNRIPEDFPEPDAFDPDRYNKPRQEDLLNRWTWIPFGAGKHRCVGAAFAQMQIKAIFSVLLREYEFEMSQPPESYRNDHSKMVVQLARPARVKYRKRIRD; this is encoded by the coding sequence ATGACTACTGCGGTTGTTCCCCGGGTCTCCGGGGGTGAAGGGGAAGAGCACGGCCATCTCGAGGAGTTCCGCACCGACCCGATCGGGTTGATGCAACGCATCCGGCAGGAGTGCGGTGACGTCGGCTGGTTCCAGCTCGCCGACAAGCAGGTGGTGATGCTGTCCGGCTCGGAGGCCAACGAGTTCTTCTTCCGCTCCAGCGACAGCGAGCTCAATCAGGCGCTCGCCTACCCGTTCATGACGCCGATTTTCGGTGAAGGGGTGGTGTTCGACGCCGACCCCGAGCGCCGAGCGGAGATGCTGCACAACACCGCACTGCGCGGTGAGCAGATGAAGGGCCACGCGGCGACCATCGAGAACGAGGTCCGGCGAATGATCGAGGCCTGGGGCGACACCGGTGAGATCGACCTACTGGAGTTCTTTGCCGAGCTCACGATCTACACCTCCACCGCATGTCTGATCGGCGCCAAGTTCCGCAACCAACTCGACTCGCGGTTCGCCAAGTACTACCACCTGCTGGAGCGAGGCACCGATCCGCTGTGTTACGTCGATCCCTATCTGCCGATCGAGAGTTTCCGCGTCCGTGACCAGGCCCGCGCCAGCCTGGTGGAGCTGGTGCAGGAAGTGATGAACGGCCGCATCGCCAACCCACCAACGGACAAAAGTGATCGCGATCTGCTCGACGTGCTGGTCTCCATCAAGGACTCCGACGGCAACCCGCGCTTCTCCGCCAACGAGGTCACCGGCATGTTCATCTCGCTGATGTTCGCCGGCCACCACACCAGCTCGGGCACGTCGAGCTGGACGTTGATCGAACTGCTGCGCCACCCCGACTACTACGCCCAGGTACAGGCCGAACTCGACGAGCTGTACTCCGACGGCCAGGAGGTGAGTTTCCATGCGCTGCGCCAAATCCCAAAGATCGACAACGCGCTCAAGGAGACCCTGCGGCTGCATCCGCCACTGATCATCCTGATGCGGGTGGCCCAGGACGAGTTCGAGGTCGCGGGTCACCCCATCCACAAGGGTCAGATGGTGGCCGCCTCCCCGGCCATCTCCAACCGGATCCCCGAGGATTTCCCCGAACCTGACGCGTTCGATCCCGACCGCTACAACAAGCCGCGCCAGGAAGACCTGCTCAACCGGTGGACCTGGATTCCGTTCGGCGCGGGCAAACACCGCTGCGTCGGCGCGGCGTTCGCCCAGATGCAGATCAAGGCCATCTTCTCGGTGCTGTTGCGCGAGTACGAGTTCGAGATGTCTCAACCCCCCGAAAGCTACCGCAACGACCACTCCAAGATGGTGGTGCAACTGGCCAGGCCGGCAAGAGTGAAGTACCGCAAGCGCATCAGGGATTGA
- a CDS encoding ferredoxin — MGCYRVELDDDLCQGHAMCELEAPDVFKVPKRGVVEILDPEPPDELREDVERAIEMCPTQAISLTGKD, encoded by the coding sequence ATGGGTTGCTACCGCGTTGAACTCGACGACGACCTGTGCCAGGGTCACGCCATGTGTGAGCTGGAGGCACCTGACGTGTTCAAGGTGCCCAAGCGCGGCGTCGTGGAGATTCTCGACCCCGAGCCTCCCGACGAGCTCCGCGAGGATGTCGAGCGGGCGATCGAAATGTGTCCTACCCAGGCAATTTCACTGACAGGAAAGGACTGA
- a CDS encoding NDMA-dependent alcohol dehydrogenase: MKTKGALIWEFNQPWSIEEIEIGDPVKDEVKIQMEASGMCHSDHHLVTGGIPMAGFPVLGGHEGAGVVTEVGPGVEGIEPGDHVVLSFIPSCGSCPSCQAGLRNLCDLGAGLLGGTAVSDGTHRIHARGENVFPMTLLGTFSPYMVVHKSSVVKIDKSIPFEVACLVGCGVTTGYGSAVRSGDIRPGEDVAIVGVGGVGMGALQGALNAGARYIFAIDPVEWKRDQALKFGATHVYPDIFSAMAGIAEVTWGLMAKKVIVTVGELDGKDVDNYLNLTSKGGTCVMTAIGSLLDTEVNLNLAMLTLMQKNLQGTIFGGGNPHHDIPQLLSMYKAGRLNLDDMVTRQYKLEQINDGYKDMLEGRNIRGVIRYTDADR; encoded by the coding sequence ATGAAGACCAAAGGCGCACTCATCTGGGAGTTCAACCAGCCGTGGTCGATCGAGGAGATCGAGATCGGTGACCCCGTCAAAGACGAGGTCAAGATCCAGATGGAAGCGTCGGGCATGTGCCATTCGGACCACCACCTGGTGACCGGCGGAATTCCGATGGCCGGCTTCCCCGTTCTCGGCGGGCACGAGGGCGCGGGCGTGGTCACCGAGGTGGGGCCCGGCGTCGAAGGCATCGAACCCGGCGATCACGTGGTGCTGTCGTTCATCCCGTCGTGCGGTTCATGTCCGTCCTGCCAGGCGGGGCTTCGCAACCTCTGTGACCTTGGCGCGGGCCTGCTCGGCGGCACCGCGGTGTCCGACGGTACCCACCGCATCCACGCCAGGGGCGAGAACGTCTTCCCCATGACACTGCTGGGCACCTTCAGCCCCTACATGGTGGTGCACAAGAGCTCGGTGGTGAAGATCGACAAGTCGATCCCGTTCGAGGTCGCCTGCCTGGTGGGCTGTGGTGTCACCACCGGCTACGGCTCGGCGGTGCGCAGTGGTGACATCCGCCCGGGCGAGGACGTCGCGATCGTCGGCGTCGGCGGTGTCGGGATGGGCGCCCTACAGGGCGCTCTCAACGCGGGCGCCCGGTACATCTTCGCCATCGACCCGGTGGAGTGGAAGCGCGACCAGGCACTGAAATTCGGTGCGACACACGTCTACCCGGACATTTTCTCCGCGATGGCGGGCATCGCGGAGGTGACCTGGGGCCTGATGGCCAAGAAGGTGATCGTCACCGTGGGTGAACTCGATGGCAAGGACGTCGACAACTACTTGAACCTGACCTCCAAGGGCGGCACCTGCGTGATGACCGCCATCGGCAGCCTGCTCGACACCGAGGTCAACCTCAACCTGGCGATGCTGACCCTGATGCAGAAGAACCTGCAGGGCACCATCTTCGGTGGCGGTAACCCACACCACGACATCCCGCAGTTGCTGTCGATGTACAAGGCCGGGCGCCTCAACCTCGACGACATGGTGACGCGCCAGTACAAGCTGGAGCAGATCAACGACGGCTACAAGGACATGCTGGAAGGACGCAACATCCGCGGCGTCATCCGGTACACCGACGCCGACCGCTGA
- the gabT gene encoding 4-aminobutyrate--2-oxoglutarate transaminase, translated as MISPLAQTRHLATSLPGPRSKELMDRKAQSVASGVGTTMPVFAVRAAGGIVEDVDGNRLIDLGSGIAVTTVGNSAHRVVEAVQRQVEQFTHTCFMVTPYEPYVAVAEALNRLTPGDHEKRTALFNSGAEAVENAVKIARAHTGRQAVVVFDHAYHGRTNLTMAMTAKNMPYKHGFGPFAGEVYRAPMSYPFRDGTDGTEAARVAIDLIDKQVGADNLAAVVIEPIQGEGGFIEPAPGFLPTLAEWCRRVGVVFVADEVQTGFARTGDLFACNHEGVVPDLIVTAKGIAGGLPLSAVTGRAAIMNAAHVGGLGGTYGGNPLACAAALAAIETIEEDGLLARAKEIEQLMTSRLRALQQADDGRIGDIRGRGAMIAVELVEAGTTRPASALARAVSAAAHEAGVIVLTCGTFGNVLRFLPPLTISDELLQEALSVLADAFAAIA; from the coding sequence ATGATCTCGCCGCTGGCCCAGACCCGCCATCTCGCGACCTCGTTGCCGGGACCGCGGTCCAAGGAACTGATGGATCGCAAGGCACAGTCGGTGGCCTCCGGCGTCGGAACCACGATGCCCGTCTTCGCCGTTCGCGCCGCCGGCGGCATCGTCGAGGACGTCGACGGCAACCGGCTGATCGACCTCGGCTCCGGGATTGCGGTCACCACTGTGGGCAACAGTGCCCATCGGGTGGTCGAGGCGGTACAGCGCCAGGTTGAGCAGTTCACACACACCTGCTTCATGGTGACGCCCTACGAGCCCTACGTCGCGGTCGCCGAAGCGCTCAACCGACTCACCCCGGGCGATCACGAGAAGCGTACGGCGCTGTTCAACTCGGGCGCCGAGGCGGTGGAGAACGCGGTCAAGATCGCCCGCGCCCACACCGGGCGCCAGGCTGTGGTGGTCTTCGACCACGCCTACCACGGTCGCACCAACCTGACGATGGCGATGACGGCCAAGAACATGCCCTACAAGCACGGTTTCGGCCCGTTCGCCGGTGAGGTGTACCGGGCGCCGATGTCCTACCCGTTCCGCGACGGCACCGATGGCACAGAAGCCGCCCGCGTCGCCATCGACCTCATCGACAAGCAGGTCGGCGCCGACAATCTGGCCGCGGTGGTGATCGAGCCGATCCAGGGCGAGGGCGGCTTCATCGAACCCGCCCCTGGCTTCCTACCGACCCTGGCCGAATGGTGCCGTCGTGTCGGCGTGGTGTTCGTCGCTGATGAAGTCCAGACCGGATTCGCGCGCACCGGAGACCTTTTCGCGTGCAACCACGAAGGTGTGGTGCCCGACCTCATCGTGACGGCCAAGGGCATCGCGGGCGGTCTGCCGCTGTCCGCGGTCACCGGCCGGGCCGCCATCATGAACGCGGCCCACGTCGGGGGTCTCGGCGGAACCTACGGCGGCAATCCCCTTGCCTGTGCCGCTGCTCTGGCCGCCATCGAGACCATCGAGGAAGACGGTCTTCTCGCGCGTGCCAAGGAGATCGAGCAGCTGATGACATCACGGCTGCGGGCGCTGCAGCAGGCCGACGACGGCCGCATCGGGGACATCCGGGGCCGCGGCGCCATGATCGCGGTGGAGCTGGTCGAGGCCGGCACCACACGGCCGGCGTCCGCTCTCGCGCGTGCGGTGTCCGCGGCCGCGCACGAGGCCGGAGTGATCGTCCTGACGTGCGGGACGTTCGGGAACGTCCTGCGCTTCCTGCCGCCGCTGACCATCAGTGACGAGTTGTTGCAGGAAGCGTTGTCGGTCCTGGCCGACGCCTTCGCCGCTATCGCGTGA
- a CDS encoding LysR family transcriptional regulator, which produces MELRHVHYFVTVCEEGSVSRAATVLHTTQPNLSRQLRLLESELGVDLFDRRSGRLTPNSTGHALLPAAQELLAKSRALAVAAAVHSRGRLEKMTIAAPSVTLNDVVAPFVATLAGDDPTTDVWSSDDVDAQALFARGADLVITTAEPPSAYAREAIARLPVWLQVPEHHRWAARTVIGVEEAVTETVLLPPTSTSARRSWEAALAHLGLATAGAVEAASGTVAQALSAAGRGVAIATDDPRFGLVPLELTYANPARRLDIGLTATWDPRHPAFDTLRALAVRLRDFTRSRYPRG; this is translated from the coding sequence ATGGAGCTCCGACACGTCCACTATTTCGTCACGGTCTGCGAGGAAGGCTCGGTGAGCCGAGCCGCGACCGTCCTGCACACCACGCAGCCGAACCTCTCGCGCCAACTCCGGCTGTTGGAATCGGAGCTGGGTGTCGACCTGTTCGACCGACGCAGCGGGCGTCTCACTCCGAACAGCACCGGCCACGCCCTGCTGCCCGCGGCTCAGGAACTACTCGCCAAGAGCAGAGCGCTGGCGGTGGCGGCCGCCGTTCATTCGCGGGGACGGCTGGAGAAGATGACCATCGCCGCACCGTCGGTCACCCTCAACGATGTCGTCGCCCCCTTCGTCGCGACGCTCGCCGGTGACGATCCCACCACCGATGTCTGGTCCTCCGACGACGTCGACGCGCAGGCACTGTTCGCGCGCGGAGCAGATCTGGTGATCACGACGGCGGAGCCACCGAGCGCGTACGCCCGCGAAGCGATAGCCCGGCTGCCCGTCTGGTTGCAGGTACCCGAACACCACCGCTGGGCCGCACGAACGGTGATCGGCGTCGAGGAGGCGGTGACGGAAACCGTGTTGCTCCCCCCGACTAGTACGTCAGCACGCAGGTCGTGGGAGGCGGCGCTGGCACACCTCGGGCTGGCGACGGCGGGCGCCGTCGAGGCGGCCAGCGGAACGGTTGCCCAAGCACTTTCCGCCGCGGGTAGAGGTGTTGCCATCGCCACCGACGATCCCCGGTTCGGACTCGTCCCGCTGGAACTCACCTACGCCAACCCGGCCCGCCGACTGGACATCGGCCTGACGGCCACCTGGGATCCCCGGCATCCCGCATTCGACACCTTGCGGGCCCTTGCGGTCCGCTTGCGCGACTTCACCCGGAGTCGCTATCCGCGCGGGTGA
- a CDS encoding HIT family protein, with product MASVFTKIINRELPGRFVYEDDEFVAFLTIAPVTQGHTLVVPRAEIDQWQDVDPAVWGRITALTQRIGQAVMKAFDAPRTGLLIAGLEVPHLHLHVFPAYTLDDVNISNADPNPSPESLDEAQAKIIAALAEL from the coding sequence ATGGCATCTGTCTTCACCAAGATCATCAACCGTGAGCTGCCCGGACGCTTCGTCTACGAGGACGACGAGTTCGTCGCGTTCCTCACGATCGCCCCAGTGACCCAGGGCCACACGCTGGTGGTGCCACGAGCCGAGATCGATCAGTGGCAGGACGTCGATCCCGCGGTATGGGGTCGGATCACCGCCTTGACCCAGCGGATCGGCCAGGCGGTGATGAAGGCGTTCGACGCACCCCGGACGGGACTGCTGATCGCGGGGTTGGAGGTGCCGCATCTGCACCTGCACGTATTCCCGGCCTACACCCTCGACGACGTCAACATCTCCAACGCCGACCCGAACCCGTCACCGGAATCTCTGGACGAGGCGCAGGCGAAGATCATTGCGGCACTGGCCGAGCTGTAG